In Cellvibrio polysaccharolyticus, a genomic segment contains:
- a CDS encoding LPP20 family lipoprotein, with protein MKNSLLRATFLVALSVFVVTSSGCGIIKCKLCPQPDDGYGSSNQSATTWQQMSGAEPVTISVTGYGAPDDRIKNRPQQILMALRASEVDAYRTLAERVRGVQISATTKVSDFITDYDHLRAVVDTYIQRARVSSQGVTNQGYYETTLSLTLDQHFFQTFFVEQNPGTASYYRTNDGIGVSTLSTSASHYDTHSRQSWARPR; from the coding sequence ATGAAAAACTCTCTGCTGCGTGCGACATTTCTCGTCGCATTATCGGTATTTGTCGTGACTTCAAGCGGTTGCGGAATCATCAAATGTAAGTTGTGCCCCCAGCCAGATGATGGTTACGGATCAAGCAACCAATCAGCCACGACATGGCAGCAAATGTCCGGCGCAGAGCCGGTAACTATCTCTGTGACCGGTTATGGCGCTCCCGATGATCGAATTAAAAACAGACCACAACAAATACTGATGGCACTGAGAGCATCCGAAGTGGACGCTTACAGAACTCTGGCGGAAAGAGTAAGAGGTGTACAAATATCGGCCACCACCAAAGTATCCGACTTCATAACCGATTATGATCATTTGCGCGCGGTTGTTGACACCTATATACAGCGAGCCAGAGTGAGCTCCCAGGGCGTAACCAATCAGGGATATTATGAAACCACACTGTCCTTGACGTTGGACCAACATTTCTTCCAGACTTTTTTTGTAGAGCAAAACCCGGGAACGGCATCCTACTACCGCACTAATGACGGGATTGGTGTAAGCACGTTATCTACCTCTGCCTCCCACTACGATACCCACAGTCGCCAAAGCTGGGCCCGGCCCAGATAA